CAAGACAAGCCTCACTTGAATTTACAGTTGAAAAAGCAAGTAAAGGTTGGTTTGGAAGTGCAACTACTGGTGAAGGATTTCTTAATGTCATGAGAGGTACTGGAAAAGTTATGCTAGCTCCGGTTCCCAATAGAGATGTGAATCTAATAAGCCATATGAATGGTATTGGTGGAAGAATAATAAATTCCCTAAGAAGGAAGTGAAAATCCTAACTGAAAAATAACTCAATTATGGTCCTGAAATAGTGGTTTTGTCGAGGGAATCCTTTATTTACCCCCTATCCTGCCGACACATCCATCCCATGGAGGGAAACAACAATGGCTGCAAAACAACATTTGAATGTAGTATTCATCGGTCACGTCGACCACGGTAAATCTACCACAGTAGGTAGAGTACTTCTGGAAGGCGGTGCAATTGAACAGCACTTGATCGACAAATACAGGAAGGAAGCTGAAGAGCGTGGAAAAGCTGGTTTTGAACTAGCATATGTAATGGACAATCTGAAGGAAGAAAGAGAACGTGGTGTAACAATAGATGTTGCTCACAAAGAGTTCAAGACCGATACAAAACATTTCACAATTATAGACGCACCTGGACACAGAGATTTCGTAAAGAATATGATAACTGGAACATCTCAGGCTGATGCTG
This is a stretch of genomic DNA from Candidatus Poseidoniia archaeon. It encodes these proteins:
- a CDS encoding GTP-binding protein — encoded protein: MAAKQHLNVVFIGHVDHGKSTTVGRVLLEGGAIEQHLIDKYRKEAEERGKAGFELAYVMDNLKEERERGVTIDVAHKEFKTDTKHFTIIDAPGHRDFVKNMITGTSQADAAVLVVAADDGIAAQTKEHLWLSKVMGIEQMIISVNKMDITKPAYDEGRFNE
- a CDS encoding AIM24 family protein, with the translated sequence AWGGEGMFQTTVSGSGTVIYQSDGPVQEINLENDTLSVDGSFAVARQASLEFTVEKASKGWFGSATTGEGFLNVMRGTGKVMLAPVPNRDVNLISHMNGIGGRIINSLRRK